From the Gammaproteobacteria bacterium genome, the window CACCTTTGATTCCGCATGACATTCGGCATTATCAGATAGACAAAAACGTCAATAAATGTTTGTCTTGCCATAGTCCGAAAAATTATCGCCAGTGGGGGGCGACCAAAATTAGTGTGACGCATTATTTGGACCGAGACGGCCGTGCGCTGATGGATGTGTCGCCTCGTCGGTACTTCTGCACCCAATGCCATGTGCCGCAAACGGATGCGCCGCCGTTGGTCGAAAATACCTACCAATCACAGTTTGACCAGAACTAGATACGGGAGGCCAACATGAGCAAACGAGCCGGTGTGTTTGGGCGGTTATGGTCGTCTCTGAAGCGTCCTGCTAAATGGGCATTGGGCACGGTTTTGTTGGCGGGTTTTGTCGCCGGTATCATTTTCTGGGGCGGTTTCAACTGGGCACTTGAGCTGACCAACCGCGAATCGTTTTGTATTTCGTGTCACGAAATGCGCGACAACGTCTTTCAGGAATTGCGCGAAACCATCCATTACACGAATCGTTCTGGGGTTCGAGCGACGTGTCCGGATTGTCATGTGCCGCATGAATGGGGACCAAAGATAATTCGAAAGATTAAGGCTTCTCGTGAACTGTGGGGAAAGATCACTGGGTACGTCGATACGCGTGAAAAATTTCTTGTGCATCGTCGTGAAATGGCTGAGCGGGAGTGGGCACGGATGAAGGCGAACGATTCTCAGGAATGCCGTAACTGCCATAACTTTGAGTATATGGACTTCAGTGTCCAGGATAAACGAGCGGCCAAAGCACATTCGACATCATTGGCCTCAGGTGAAAAAACGTGTATTGATTGCCATAAAGGCATTGCTCATGAATTGCCAGATATGCATGGCGTGCCCGGTTGGGATTAACTGTGCTGACCGTCGGAAACGACGGTCAGCGTCTAAGTTATGAAAGGGGCCATAGCCAGGTAAAAATCGCGCCAGTGGCGAGTGAATACAGGAGCGCATCAAACAGGAACTTGAGGGTGGTTGACCACTTGC encodes:
- a CDS encoding nitrate reductase cytochrome c-type subunit yields the protein MKVQQFAWVFTGLLALQIGSAADSGSQKVQSLRGGVDLAEVAPPDRLKNVPKRNNVIPPNYAQQPPLIPHDIRHYQIDKNVNKCLSCHSPKNYRQWGATKISVTHYLDRDGRALMDVSPRRYFCTQCHVPQTDAPPLVENTYQSQFDQN
- a CDS encoding cytochrome c-type protein NapC (with NapABDFGH functions as a nitrate reductase; NapC functions as an electron shuttle between NapAB and NapGH or quinone); the protein is MSKRAGVFGRLWSSLKRPAKWALGTVLLAGFVAGIIFWGGFNWALELTNRESFCISCHEMRDNVFQELRETIHYTNRSGVRATCPDCHVPHEWGPKIIRKIKASRELWGKITGYVDTREKFLVHRREMAEREWARMKANDSQECRNCHNFEYMDFSVQDKRAAKAHSTSLASGEKTCIDCHKGIAHELPDMHGVPGWD